A genomic window from Chaetodon auriga isolate fChaAug3 chromosome 13, fChaAug3.hap1, whole genome shotgun sequence includes:
- the sec22a gene encoding vesicle-trafficking protein SEC22a gives MSMVLFASVVRVGDGLPLSASTDYEQDKELQETKRHLKGLSKKLGQFPDRCTLKTGPYNVNFTSALGVGYLMVCTANYPNVLAFCFLDELQKEFIVTYDTKRISSAVRPYSFIEFDTFIQKTKQRYNSPRSLSTKINLADMQTEIKLRPPYQLSPEDLRAINGFSVHSPSKYKGIAPTQMLEPVTLPGIVSCVLSVLCGGLNLLRGVHAIESILQNDDEDFNYVIAFFLGTAACLYQCYLFTYFSVWRNSKSFLAFALICLSNMYLYELRNMWQILFHVAVGAFMTLQIRLRQPLGKAPDYNV, from the exons ATGTCGATGGTGTTGTTTGCCTCTGTGGTTCGGGTTGGGGAtggcctgcctctctctgcatcCACCGACTATGAGCAGGACAAAGAGCTTCAGGAAACCAAGAGGCACCTGAAAGGCCTCTCCAAGAAACTCGGCCAGTTCCCCGACCGCTGCACACTTAAGACTGGACCATATAATGTGAA tttcacGAGTGCACTGGGTGTTGGATACCTGATGGTGTGCACTGCAAACTATCCCAATGTGCTGGCCTTCTGCTTCCTGGACGAGCTACAGAAGGAGTTTATCGTCACCTATGACACCAAACGGATcagcagcgccgtgcggccgTACTCCTTTATTGAATTTG ACACCTTCATCCAGAAGACGAAACAACGCTACAACAGCCCTCGTTCCCTGTCCACCAAGATCAACCTGGctgacatgcagacagagatcAAGCTTCGACCGCCCTACCAGCTCTCCCCGGAGGACCTGCGGGCTATCAATGGGTTCTCGGTGCACTCGCCCTCTAAATACAAGGGCATAG CTCCCACACAGATGTTGGAGCCAGTGACTCTCCCAGGCATCGTGTCCTGTGTGCTCAGCGTCCTCTGTGGAGGCCTGAACCTGCTGCGAGGAGTCCACGCCATAGAGAGCATACTGCAG aATGACGATGAAGACTTTAATTACGTGATTGCCTTCTTCCTCGGCACAGCAGCCTGTCTGTATCAG tGCTACCTGTTTACCTACTTCTCCGTGTGGAGGAACAGTAAGTCCTTCCTGGCGTTTGcactcatctgtctgtccaacaTGTATCTGTATGAACTGAGGAACATGTGGCAGATCCTCTTCCACGTGGCAGTGGGCGCCTTCATGACCCTTCAGATCAGACTGAGGCAACCGCTGGGAAAAGCGCCAGACTACAATGTCTGA